The genomic stretch CGACAAAAAGAAGAATCTCGACATTGCCCTGCAGCAGATCGACAAGCAGTACGGCAAGGGATCGATTATGCGGCTTGGCGACAATGGGCCGATTCAACGGGTAGAGGTCATTCCCACCGGGTCGCTCGCGCTGGATTCAGCTCTCGGAGCCGGCGGCGTGCCGCGCGGCCGTGTCATTGAAATCTACGGACCGGAATCTTCCGGCAAGACGACCCTGGCGCTGAGCATTATTGCCCAGGCCCAGAAGTCGGGCGGCAGCGCTGCGATTATCGACGCGGAACATGCCCTCGATGCCACCTATGCCAAGGCGCTGGGTGTGAACATCGACGAGCTGCTGGTCAGTCAGCCCGACACCGGCGAACAGGCGCTGGAAATCGCCGAGATGCTGATTCGCTCCTCGGCGCTGGATGTGGTGGTGGTCGACTCCGTGGCAGCCCTGGTGCCCAAGGCGGAAATCGAAGGCGAGATGGGCGATGCCCTGCCGGGTTTGCAGGCGCGACTGATGAGTCAGGCGCTGCGCAAACTGACGGCGGTGGTCTCCCGCTCCCGCACCAGCCTCATCTTCATCAACCAGCTCCGAATGAAGATCGGCGTTATGTTCGGTAACCCCGAAACCACCACCGGCGGTAACGCGCTGAAGTTCTACGCCACGGTGCGGATGGACATTCGCCGCGTCGCGTCTCTCAAGGACGGCGAAAATATCGTCGGAAACCGCACGCGTGTAAAGGTCGTTAAAAACAAGTTAGCGGCCCCCTTCCGTGAAGCGGAATTTGACATCATGTACGGCCGTGGCATTGATCACACCGGCGACGTGCTGGACCTCGCGTCCAACCTCGGCGTGGTGAACAAGAGCGGCACGTGGTACAGTTACAATGAGGAGCGGCTGGGCCAGGGCAAAGACCGCGTGGTGGAACTGCTGAATGAGAATCCCACCACTCTGGCCAGCATCGAGCGGGCCGTCCGCACCATGCTGGGCTTTGAAGCTCCCGAACTTGCCGAGGCGGCTCCCGCAGCCGAACCGGCGACCGATGGTCGCACGTCGAGAAGCAAAAAGAACGCTTAAGCCGGCCCTACCGGTGAAGATTAGACATCATCATGGGCGGCGGCTGTTGTTGGCCGCCGCCGTGCTGTTCCTGTTGGCCACAGCAGTACAGGCCCATCAGCTTGTGCTGTCGACGGGTTACGCCAATTCCAGCGCACCCAAGACCGGAGGGGACATCGACAAGGTCAATCCGCCCTTCACAGGCGGCGGTGGCTTTGCGGTCGGGGTGCGGGCCGACCTCGACACGCCCAACAAGCGGATGTGGATCAGTCCGGCGTTCCTCTTCTGGAACAATCTAACCGGCGCGCCCGACCTGAATTCCCGCGTGAACTATTTTCAAATGGAAATCGGCGGCCGCGTGTCGGTGCATACGCGCACCGATCCCACCTTCTATGGTGGCGCGGGCGTGGGCTATACCCTGTCACACGGCGTCAAGCGTCCGCGCTACGCCGGCGACGCCCAGACCTTCGACGGAGATTTTCCTTCAGCGTCCATACATGGCGGGGTCAAACTGCCCAATCCCTCGTCCGGCGTAACGGTGCTCGCGGAAGCATCCTATCACTTCGGGTTGGAACAGCCAACGGGGCATCTTGCCATCGGCCCGGCCCGCGCGGCGTTGATTCAGATCGGCGTTGCCTTCGACTTAGTGAGTGGAGCGCAGCCGTGAACATCGAATATCCGCAGCGAACAGAACGCCGCTCCCGGCCCAAGGTCAACTCCCTGCAGTATGCCGTAAGGCTGCTCTCCGTTCGCTCCTATTCCGAGAAGCGGCTGCGCGAAAAACTGGCAGGCCGGCAGTTTACTCCCGAAGAGATTGACAGTGCGGTCAAGCGGTTGCGCGACGAGCGGCTGCTGGATGACCGCAACTTCGCCGAAGAATTTGTGCGCACGCGGTTGCTGCTCCGTCCCCGGACGGGCGCGGCTTTATTGCGCGACCTGCTGCAGCGCGGCATTTCCAAGCATCTGGCACAGGAAGTGATTGCCGAAATGGCTCCCAAAGACCAGGATGAGGCGCTGGCGCGCGAACTGCTGCGGCGTAAGGCGTCGCTCTATGCAGGATTGGATGATCAGACCCGCCGCCGCCGCATCATGAGCATGCTCGCGCGGCGAGGTTTTTCCTACGATACCATCGATAAAGTGCTCAAGGCCGGTCCCGGCGACCTGTCCGATGAGTCCTGACAGCCGGGCCGTAATTTCCCTTTGCATCTTGCCAACGAAGTGATATGACCTCCAAAGAAATCCGCCAACAGTTCCTCGAGTTCTTCCGCGAACGCGGCCACACCATCGTTCCTTCCGCCTCCGTGGTTCCGCAGGACGACCCTACGTTGCTTTTTACCAACGCGGGCATGAACCAGTTCAAGCCTATTTTTCTCGGCCGCGTCAAGCCGGACTACACCCGCGCCGCGGACACGCAGAAGTGCATCCGCGTCTCCGGCAAGCACAACGATCTCGAAGAGGTCGGTCCGTCGCCTTACCATCATACGTTTTTCGAGATGCTGGGCAACTGGAGTTTCGGCGACTACTTCAAGAAGGATGCGATTGTCTGGGCCTGGGATCTGATCACACGCGTGTATGGCATGCCCAAGGACAAGCTTTACGCCACCGTCTACGAGACCGATGATGAGGCCGAAGCGCTGTGGAAGAGCGAGACCGATATTATTCCGTCGCACGTGCTGCGCTACGGCAAGAAGGACAATTTCTGGACGATGGGCGACACCGGCCCCTGCGGCCCGTGCAGCGAACTGCACATCGACCGTGGCCCGTCCTTCGATTCCGATCCGAACGCGTTCGTCAACACCGGCTCGCCGCGCTACATCGAACTGTGGAATCTGGTCTTCATCCAGTATGAACTCCAGAAGGACGGCACGCTGCTTCCCCTTCCCGCCTGTCATGTGGACACCGGCGCGGGACTGGAGCGGCTGACTACGGTCATGAACGGCCTGCGTTCGAACTATGACACGGATCTTTTCCAGCCGATCATTCAGACCATTGCGCAGATGTCCGGCAGACCGTATGCCGATGATCCGAGCGGCGTGCCGCACCGGGTGATCGCTGACCACTTGCGCTGCCTGTCCTTTGCCATTGCCGACGGCGCCATGCCCGGCAACGAAGGGCGCGGCTATGTGCTGCGTCGCATTCTGCGCCGCGCGGCGCGTTTCGGGCGCAAACTCGAGATTCATGAACCGTTTATCTACAAGCTGGTACCGGTGCTGATCGATGTGATGGGCGACGTTTTCCCTGAACTCAAAGAGCGCCACCTGCACGTCACCCGCGTCATTCAGTCCGAGGAAGAGCATTTCGGCAAGACGCTGGATCGCGGCCTCGAACGCTTCGACGAAGTGGTTTCCGAGTTGCGCCAGCACAAGTCCACCATTATCCCGGGTGCGGAAGCCTTCCGCCTTTATGACACTTTTGGTTTCCCGCTCGATCTGATGCAGCTTATGGCCCGCGAGCAGGAATTAACGGTGGATGAGGCGGGATTCGAAAAGGAGATGGCGGCGCAGAAGGAGCGGGCCAGAGCGGCAGGAACGTTTAAGGCTGATGGTGGCTTCAAGAAATTCGTTTCAGAGATATATGGACCGTCCCAGTTCGTCGGATATGATCATTGGAATAGCGTTGAAGCAGATCTTCTAGGCATCGAGCCGCAGGATGTGGATGATAACTCCTTCTATCTTGTGACGGACAGAACCCCCTTCTACGCGGAATCTGGTGGACAAGTCGCCGATCGCGGATTCATTGACCTCGTTACAGATGCAGGTCTTCCAGATAGATTGGAAGTCACCGAAGTTCAGCGAATGGGACAAGCGATTGTCCATACAGTTCAGCCCGCATCGCCAGACATTAAGCAGTCGCTCGTCAGGAAGGTCCGATCCGACGACGAAACTTGGGTGAAACGCACGAAAGCTCGGCTGTCGGTGAGGCGTGAACATCGCATCCCCACTCAGTACAACCACACGGCCACGCACTTGCTGCAGGCCGCGCTCCGTGAGGCGCTGGGAACGCACGTGCATCAGACCGGCTCGCTGGTAGATCCTGACTATTTGCGCTTCGACTATTCCCACTATGAGAAGCCAACGGAAAGCGAACTGAAGCAGATCGAAGAGCGCGTCAACGAGTTCATCCGCATGAACTATCCGGTTAAGCCGCGCACTACGACCCTTGCCGAAGCTAAGGCCGCCGGTGCGATGGCGCTGTTCGGCGAGAAGTATGGCGAAGAAGTGCGGCTGGTAGAGATCGGCGAGAATGGTCAGTACATTTCCCGCGAACTCTGCGGCGGCACGCACGTGAGCCGCACCGGCGACATCGGTGTGTTTGTGATCGAAACCGAAACCTCCGTCGCCGCGGGCATCCGGCGCATTATCGCCCTCACAGGCGAGCGCGCGCTGCGCTATCTGCTTGAACGCCGCGACAAGGTCAATGACTTCACCGGAGTGTTGCAAAGCGAAGGCAGCGACCCGCTGGACAAGCTGCGCAAGATCCTCGAAGATAAGAAAAAGCTCGAGAAGGAACTCGAGCATCTGCGCGCCCAGACGGCGGCCTCCTCCATGCACGATCTGGCATCGAAGGCCGTATCCATCGGCAGCGCAAAACTGGTGGCCACGCAGGTGGATGCTCAGAATATGGATCAGCTCAAAGAGATCGGCGACGCATTGCGCGAGGCACTGGGCTCGGGCGTCGGCGTGCTGCTGTCCGTATTTGACGGCAAGCCCGCGCTGGTGGTGGTGGTCACTCCCGATCTGGTCAAGTCCGGCGTGGATGCTGTGCCCATCGTCAAGGAACTCGCTAAGTTCCTGCAAGGCGGCGGCGGCGGCAAGCCGCATCTGGCCACGGCAGGCGGCAAGAATCTCGAGGGTATCGCTGACGTGCTGGCTAACGCGCAGGACCTGGTCGGTAAATACGTCAAATCGTGAAAATGGAAAAAGGGCAGCCTGATGGGGCTGCCCTTCGCTGAACTCCTGTGGTCTCCCGCTGCGCTACACGAGTCTGGAAAGATACGCGAGCACTTCCTCGTTGTGAACGGGAGCGGAGACCGGGTCCCAGATCTTCTCAATCCGCCCGTTGTCGTCGATCATGAACGACACACGACGCGCACGCACACTCGCTTCATCCGGTTTGTTCGCCACACCATAGGCCCGGGTTACCGTGCCGCCGGTATCGGCCAACAGCGAAAAAGGCAGCGAGTATTTCTGAGCAAAGCGTTTATGTGATTCCGGCGTATCCGTACTCACACCGAGCACGGCAATTCCCTGCGCGGCATACTGACTGATGCTGCGAGCGAAATTGACAGCTTCCAAGGTTCAGCCCGGCGTGTCGTCACGCCCGTAGAAATAAAGCAGTACGCGTTGGCCGTTGTAGTCCGGCAGACGGTGGCGCCTGCCATCACCATCCATCAGATCGAAATCCGGCGCGGGTTGGCCTTCCTGCAAATGAGTGTGCATGTTGCATGCCCCGTTTCTAAATTCACACCATTCTTTGACTAAAAATGTTCCATTGCGCTTGCCGCATGGGGACTAACATAGCCACAATCCTTCAGACTTTCAAGTCACGGGTAGGGTCAACAGCGATGCAATTATTTCTACTTGCTTGCACTAACTTCTTCATCGTGCCTTCAGAATGAGAATCAGGAGAGGCGTCCCACTGCGCGGGACGTCATCAGAGTATTTCGGATCAGGAACTGCCATGAACGAACCTCAGATTTCCGCCATCAAGAAGTCCCTTGAAACCGCCGTTCAACAGGCGGCAGAAATGCATGGCCGCATGGACGAAACCCTCCCCGCTCTTTCGGCAATTGCCCAGGCGTGCGCACAGGCGTTGCGTAGCGGGGGCACGGTCTACTTCTGCGGCAACGGAGGTTCTGCGGCGGAAAGCCAGCATCTGGCCACGGAATTTGTCGTCCGCCTCTCTTCACAGCGAAATCGCGCGGCCCTCTCCTCTATCGCCCTGACTACCGACACCAGCCTGATTACCGCCTGCTCCAATGACCTCGG from bacterium encodes the following:
- the recA gene encoding recombinase RecA → MTKETDDKKKNLDIALQQIDKQYGKGSIMRLGDNGPIQRVEVIPTGSLALDSALGAGGVPRGRVIEIYGPESSGKTTLALSIIAQAQKSGGSAAIIDAEHALDATYAKALGVNIDELLVSQPDTGEQALEIAEMLIRSSALDVVVVDSVAALVPKAEIEGEMGDALPGLQARLMSQALRKLTAVVSRSRTSLIFINQLRMKIGVMFGNPETTTGGNALKFYATVRMDIRRVASLKDGENIVGNRTRVKVVKNKLAAPFREAEFDIMYGRGIDHTGDVLDLASNLGVVNKSGTWYSYNEERLGQGKDRVVELLNENPTTLASIERAVRTMLGFEAPELAEAAPAAEPATDGRTSRSKKNA
- a CDS encoding regulatory protein RecX: MNIEYPQRTERRSRPKVNSLQYAVRLLSVRSYSEKRLREKLAGRQFTPEEIDSAVKRLRDERLLDDRNFAEEFVRTRLLLRPRTGAALLRDLLQRGISKHLAQEVIAEMAPKDQDEALARELLRRKASLYAGLDDQTRRRRIMSMLARRGFSYDTIDKVLKAGPGDLSDES
- the alaS gene encoding alanine--tRNA ligase, whose product is MTSKEIRQQFLEFFRERGHTIVPSASVVPQDDPTLLFTNAGMNQFKPIFLGRVKPDYTRAADTQKCIRVSGKHNDLEEVGPSPYHHTFFEMLGNWSFGDYFKKDAIVWAWDLITRVYGMPKDKLYATVYETDDEAEALWKSETDIIPSHVLRYGKKDNFWTMGDTGPCGPCSELHIDRGPSFDSDPNAFVNTGSPRYIELWNLVFIQYELQKDGTLLPLPACHVDTGAGLERLTTVMNGLRSNYDTDLFQPIIQTIAQMSGRPYADDPSGVPHRVIADHLRCLSFAIADGAMPGNEGRGYVLRRILRRAARFGRKLEIHEPFIYKLVPVLIDVMGDVFPELKERHLHVTRVIQSEEEHFGKTLDRGLERFDEVVSELRQHKSTIIPGAEAFRLYDTFGFPLDLMQLMAREQELTVDEAGFEKEMAAQKERARAAGTFKADGGFKKFVSEIYGPSQFVGYDHWNSVEADLLGIEPQDVDDNSFYLVTDRTPFYAESGGQVADRGFIDLVTDAGLPDRLEVTEVQRMGQAIVHTVQPASPDIKQSLVRKVRSDDETWVKRTKARLSVRREHRIPTQYNHTATHLLQAALREALGTHVHQTGSLVDPDYLRFDYSHYEKPTESELKQIEERVNEFIRMNYPVKPRTTTLAEAKAAGAMALFGEKYGEEVRLVEIGENGQYISRELCGGTHVSRTGDIGVFVIETETSVAAGIRRIIALTGERALRYLLERRDKVNDFTGVLQSEGSDPLDKLRKILEDKKKLEKELEHLRAQTAASSMHDLASKAVSIGSAKLVATQVDAQNMDQLKEIGDALREALGSGVGVLLSVFDGKPALVVVVTPDLVKSGVDAVPIVKELAKFLQGGGGGKPHLATAGGKNLEGIADVLANAQDLVGKYVKS
- a CDS encoding peroxiredoxin, which codes for MHTHLQEGQPAPDFDLMDGDGRRHRLPDYNGQRVLLYFYGRDDTPGUTLEAVNFARSISQYAAQGIAVLGVSTDTPESHKRFAQKYSLPFSLLADTGGTVTRAYGVANKPDEASVRARRVSFMIDDNGRIEKIWDPVSAPVHNEEVLAYLSRLV